The Pyrenophora tritici-repentis strain M4 chromosome 9, whole genome shotgun sequence sequence TCATTGCGCAATTCGAATAGGTGTGGAAACGGAGATATTAGCAAGGTATAGTTAGTCGTGTAAAAGATATAGTTGGCGTATACCACGCACTCTCCAACGGAATTTCGTCTTTGAAAGTATTAGAAGGACAAATTCGACAAAAGAAAGGCAGGCATGTGAATTAGGTGTCGTCAGGGGAGGTTCTACTAGGAGCAGTCGCTCGAACCAAAGTTTAACCAGCGTCTGTGAGCGCTTGAATACAAGTCGGGGTATAGGTAATATGTAACGCCTAAAAGCTAAAAGCCGAAAGCTTTGTGTATTAGAAGAGCTGAATTAACATAGATTTGAATTTGAAAGATAATTAAACAAGCCGTCGTTCTGTGATAAGAGATGGTGGTTTCATGATATAGCGACTGTACAATGCAACTTAGGAGATGCATACGCGGCCTCGTTTTCATATGTAGTACTGCATACCAGAAAGTCCGGAACGTAGATGTTTTGCGGGTTCGGGCATGTGTAATGTCCAGACTGTCAGTGTGAGGTTTGCCTGGTTGCCAAGAGAGGTGGGTCTGCGTATCGCCCCTCCACGCGTGGCGCAGATGATCCCTGCCAATGACGCAGCGCTTCGCCGCTCCCTGTCAAACGCGGGACATCAATCAGGGTATCGTAGGCGCCTACGACGACATGCTGAGCACCGCCGGGCCTAGAAGATAGAAGATCGCCTGTACTTATAAGTTATGCGTTAGAGCTACCCCGTCATTTATCACCGTCTCAAAGCCCCATCTCATCCTTTTGTTCTACCAACAACATCACAACCCGTACGCGTACACCATGGCGTCCTACCTCGAAAAGATGCGCCGGCAGTCAAAGCAACTGTTCCCTCAAAAGCAACAAAAGCCCGGAGCGCCACCAATCGAAGACCCTCCCAAGGTCTCAGAGTCGACTACACCGAAAATAGAGGACGCTGCCGTCCCTAAGATCGAAGAACCCGCCGCGGGGCCTAGCGGTGCTGTTCCTACACCACCTGCACCAACTTTTACCGAACCAAGCGAGGAAGTAGGCAGCGGCCCAGTTCTCGATGCCGAAGACCAGAAGTTCCTTGAGCGACTTGCAGCTATCGCCTCAGAGCCCGAAGGCATGCCCCCGCCGTTGCCCCAGCGAACCGAGGTGGTCGACAACACAGGCGAAAAGAAGGTTGGCAAAGATGCACAGGAAGCACTTCTGGACGGCGCGGACAAAGTTGCGCTCCCTATGAGTCCACCCGAGACCACTGCCCATGCCAGTGACAAGGGCAAAGGAAAGGCACCTGATGGTGGTCTAGCTAGGAAGAAGAGTGTCTTGTCCTACTTCCAACTGCCCAAATTCGCCAAGAAAGACGGTGACAAGCCCAAGGACAAGACACCAAAAGACAAGAAGCTGGTAGTCACGGATAAGGAGAGGACACAGTTCGCAGACGACCTACTCGCCGCAGCCGAAGCCGCCAAAGCCACTGAGCTTACCGATGCACAAAAGGAGGACAAGGAGCTCACCGAGATACTCGACCAGCTGAATCTATCAGCTGTAAACAACCGCGTCTTCAGCTTCAGCAAGGAGTCTGAAGAGCTCCTCAACAAGTTCACACAAGTTCTGAAGGACATCGTCAACGGTGCGCCAACAGCATACAATGACCTCGAGAAACTCTTCACAGACTACGACAATCAACTCAAGAAGATGTATGGTAGTCTGCCTCCTTTCTTACAGAACCTGGTTAAGAGCCTACCAGCTAAGCTTACGGCCACACTGGGTCCAGAGCTCATGGCTGCGTCATCAGAGAAGCCCGGTTTCGATGCAAAGGCTGCTGCTGGTGGAAGCAAGTTCAAGAGTAAACGTTCAATGCTCCCTCAAGTGCCCAACTTGAAGTCGCTGGTCTCAGCCCAAGGCGCCGTTGCCACCGCGTTAAGGAGCATTGTCAACTTCCTCAAGTTTAGGTTCCCTGCTTTGGCTACGGGTACAAATCTCATTATGAGCTTGGCGGTATTCAGTAAGTCCCACTTTTTTCAGACCGCAACCAGTCCATCATGCTAACAGTACACAGTCCTTCTCTTCGTATTCTGGTACTGCCACAAGCGCGGTCGCGAAACTCGTCTCGAGAAAGAGCGCCTTGCTGCCGAAGAGGGCCAATCTGGCGCATCTTCCATCAACGAAGACGCAGACTCCATCTTTGGGTCCAAGGCGAATATCAAGGATGGGGATAGGGAAGTACCCCAGGAACCGCTCATCCTCACTGATGGCAGGGAGAAGGAGGCTGAGCTGAGTGACTTGCCGAGTGTGTCGCATCTCCCTGATCCAAAGGCTGGGGATGCGCCGGAAATGGCTACGGCACCGGCACACAACAAGTAGGTTTCCTAATGGGACTTGGAGTGGCAGTGGAAGTGTATCTTGGTTTAGATTGAAGTTTCCCCATGCGTATACCCTGGTTTAAGTAATATCTTAATGAGAATAAATCATGAAAATCACAGCGGATGGCCGTCACAATAACAAAAATCTGTCACTTTTAGATCGTTCCTACCCAGCCCATTACCCCAGCATAAAAGCTAATGAGTGCCCAATCACGGCTTTCTAGCATGAACAACCACCACCTCAAAATATGCATGCACCTTCTTTTCCTTGACCCCGGCCCGGAACTTTGCAAAGAAAACCTGCGCCTCATCAACCGTCCAACCCATGACTTTCGTCAATAAGTACAACCCCCAACCTTCAGCGCCCTGGGTAATATGCAGCAAATTCCACCTCCCTAACTCCTTCATGTGCGGATCCGCCGGCCAGCTATTCACTGGCACTTTGAACACCTTCTCCTCAACATCCACAAATCCCGCACTACGAATATACGTACTCAGATTCCAGACCTCATAAAACGACTTGCCGAAGCGCTTGGACGCCTCATGGAAGATGTCCGACCACTGTGACATCACGTGATCGGGTTTGAGCGTGCCGTCGTCGGATTTGAGCTGGATGCTCATTTCCATGTGGTGCAGGTAGCCGCCGGGTTCAAGGCCGTTGTAGATTTGCTCGTAGAGCGCAGGCCAGGAACGAATGGAGCCGTAGAGACCGCGGATGTTGATGAAATCGAAGCGTTGCGAGTACGTCCAGGGGAGTGTTACGTCGTCGATTTCGAATTTACAGTTCGGAGGCGTGAATTGGGGTTGGATGGGGGAGAGGTCTACTCCGAGGATTTCGGCGCCGGGGTATTCTAAATAGGGGTTTCAGTCTGAGGGGCTCGAGGGGCAGAGAGATGGGGAGGACATACCGTCAGCCATATCCATGCACCAGATTCCTGTTCCGCAGCCGAGATCTAGGATTCTCTTTGGGTCTTTGACGGGTGCTAGGTGTAATTTTTGGCCTAGTAGGATGAGGAACATGTGGTGTGCAATGTCGAGCTGATCGTTTTGCACCTCGTCGTTAGGACCCCAGTAGTCATTCTCGCCCTCGCGGAACTTGTGATAGCGACGCCCATTTTCGAAGCGGCCCCTGTGGATGGTAGACGCGATCGAGGTCGTGTCACTTATCGCATCATCATCACCCAGTGCTGAGTCTGTATCGTCGTTGTCCTATGGTGGTTAGGAGTCGTCAAGAAACAGAGTAGAGACTAAACTATCAAGTGTAAATCTCCTAGGGGTACGCTAATTGGGATGAGATGCCCAAGATACTTACAACGACAACATGAGGATTCACCTGTTGGGCTGATGCAGCGGGACCCTCATTTTCAGAGGGGAGCGGTGCTTGCGCTGAACCTGCCGAAGCTTGAGGGGTGCTGGAAGCAGCGGGAGCCTCCGGGGGTGGTGAGGCAGCTGCAACAGCGCCGGCAGAGCCACTTCTAGATGCTGTTGGTGGATTGTTTTCAACTGCCCTCCCTTTTCCCTTTCCTGAGTCTGCCATGATCAAATATCGAGCGTGTATGTGGCTAAGACTTGTATGGAGCTGATGATAATTGAGACAATGTGCTCTGGCGCTTAGGCGCTTGTAGTCGCGCTGTTCTTATCTGCTAACGTCGGGCTTCTTAGACGCGACTGTGCCACAATGATACAGCAACGGGTCGGGGCGAAGTGTGGAGTCTGGTAAGCGAATGTACTTTGTACCGTACACGTAATGACTCTATCTCTGGTAAATGATCCTTAATCGACACAGAATTGTAAAGCAAgtccagaaagcgatgacGAGGTTGTCATGACAGTTAAGTAATCTTGAAGAGCCGCTGGAACGACATGGAGGTAACGTGCCCGAGCGCCGCTCTCCACGAGGCTAGAACGCAACGGCGCTGACGTCCGATGGCCTCCACCAACATGCAGACAGGATTCAAAACGTGGTTTGTGGATTGCGGGAGCGCCCTGTCGAGTGTCCCCGAGTCAGACAGCTCCGCGTGGTCCTGATGAAATTTGAGCGCAGCCCCCGTTGATTCGCCATCTGGGCCTGCCGAAAGAAGTCCGTGTAGCTAAGTTTGCGATAATGACCACAACGGCGGGTGTACTGACTGCAGAAGAAGCAACTGTACCTAGGTTTGTTACGTGGCGGCCGAAGCGCCGAGCCTGGCCGCCTAGATGTTCTAGTTAGTTAACCTCGCCTACGCTTGCAGAATACCTTGAGTAATCATCAATCTTGCAGGAGTTCAGCAGGAAGCACGATCGAAACAGCATAACGCTAACGCGAACGTCTTGGGAACATCCGGAAATTGATAGCGCTTGCCCGGCTAGGCATTCACTACTCCAAGTGAGGGACTTTCTAGCTGTGGCCTCGGGTTCGATGCAGCTCATCGTTTTTGGCTGACAGCGCAGCGCTGTGCCGGGCCGTGCAGCTACCTAGAAGCTCAACTTCCCCATCACCCCATCAATTATTTGACCGAGTGAACCGATTGACGAACCAGATCGAGTGCCCCTCTCCGCTTACTAGCTTTATAGCGCACGGCGCCGCACGCGCTGTCAAGGACTGGATTCCCCACTGAAGGGAACCACGCTCAGTTGTTTTGTCCCATCACCAGCGACCCTGAAACCCGGTTGTGACTCCACTTCAGGTCAGCATGGACACCGCTTCGCTAATGGATCGTGTCCCACGGCGCCTGTATGTCCTCGTGTTTGTCGCCGTGGCAGTCCTCGCCATTGGCCGAATTCGGCAGTATTTACGCCTGAGACATTTTCGCGGACCCGCGACGTCGGGATTCTCTTGGCTGTGGCATTCAAAGGCCGTTATCAGCGGTCAAAGTCCTAGGTACTACGGCCAGGTCTGCGAAAAGTATGGTACGCATCAGGAAAGAGACCTGCTACTGAATGCGACCCAGCTAACAACGTCCAATAGGACCGATAGCGCGGATTGCACCAAATCATCTCATCACTTCCGACCCGGAGCTCTGGACGCGAATTAATGCTGTGCGCTCGCCGTACAGGAGATCCACGTGGTACTATCATGCTGCCCGCTTTGAGCCCGGAAAGGACAATATCTTCACCGAGTGTGACAATGATAGGCACGATGCGAGACGAAAGAAGATGACGTCTGGGGTAAGCGACTAAACCGACCACAACGTAGACAAGACCAAGCAATTGACTGACGACTAATAGTATGCCGGCAAAGAGAACCCGGACTTGGAGCCCTCTATAGATGTTCATGTCAAAGAACTCGTTGAACTAGTACGCAAGTATGCGTCTTCCACGGCCTCGACTAAGCCCTCAAGACCCATGGACTTGGCTGAGAAGATCCCGTTCTTCACCCTAGATGTCATCAGTCACGTTGGGCTGGGAGAGGCATTTGGTGATCTAAAGGCAGACAAAGACCTTAGGAACTATGTTCAGTCAAGTGAGGAGGGCCTTAAGATTGGTAATACGGCATTCGCCTTGGGCATAAGCTGGCTCAAGAACATGCCTGTCATTGGGCCGGCGATTAGTCCTTCGGAGAACGACGCCACTGGGTTTGGAAACATGATGGCTCAAGCACGCAAGATTGTTGAATCCAGAAGCCTAAAGCCAACTGACGGCAAGTCTGACATGTTTGCATCGTTTGTCCGTCATGGTGTATCGGGTGACGATCTTTGTAAGTCCATGCATCTTGATGCGTACACAAGCAGTAGCTGACCATGTGGTGATAGTCCAAGAGGTCTTTGAACAAATCTTAGCTGGCTCTGATACCACTTCAGCTGCTATACGGGTTATTCTCCTCCATATCATGAGCCATCCACGTGTGTATGCAAAGTTGCGGGCTGAAGTTGATGAGACAGTCAAGAGAGGCCTTGCTCCCGCACCTCCTGAGGTAATATCGGATGCTGAAGTGCGTCGCCTACCATACCTAGGTGCTGTTATTCGAGAAGCAATGCGGGTAAGTCTAGAAGCCTAGATCAACATGTTCATAAAGGAAACTGACTGTATCGTCCAGGTACACCCACCGGTTGCTAACATCTTTTCCCGAGTGACACCCGACGAAGGCGACGTTGTGACTATCGATAACAAGGAGTGCTTCATACCTGGCGGCACGTTGATCGGCTACTCAGCTTGGACAATGCATCGCAACAACCCATCCCTCTATGGTGAAGACTGCGCCGCCTTCCGACCGGAACGCTGGCTCTTCGACACCAGCGACGATGAGGCGAAGGAGCGTTTGGCGAGAATGACAAGGACCAATGATTTGATTTTTGGTTACGGTCGATGGCTCTGCTTGGGACGGAATATTGCTTTGCTCGAGATACATAAGTGTGTGTTTGAGTTGCTACGGCATTTCGATCTTGCTTTGACGTATCCGTTGGAGCCATGGAAGACGTTCAACTCGCTGGGGCTATGGGAGATCAAGGATATGTGGGTGGATGTCACACTGAGGGATTGAAGGATGGATTATACGTGTAGCGTACTTGTGTGGTAACGAACAGTGGGCGAGCTAATGAGGGGATACCGAAATGAGCAATGGACAATTATGCAAGGCTGGATATTAGGTCATGATTTGCTTGTGTTGTTGTAAAGCCCCTCTACCAAGGGTCTGAGGACCAATTGGCGACATGTCCGAAAAACATGGTATCCACAGGCACACCGTCCTTTGCACTCAAGGTCACATGGACGGACAATGCGCAATGCAAACTTTTGAGTTGGATTACGATGTGCGCTGACTACGCGCTGACTATCAGCCCCGCCCGCAGTTCACAAGGTTGAACCCTGATTCGGAACGTAGCACCAAGTAGGAGTGCTCCATATCAAACCAACCATGACGGCAGCCACTTTCCGTCGTCGTCCCAACTTCGACCAAGGCCCGACGTACAACCACCGTAACGCAATCACGACCCCACAGCTGCCTTATCATACCTTCTCGGCTTCACGGCATCATGTCGCTGCCCAACATGTCGACATGGCCGGCTATGAGCCCAGTGTCAATGCGCAACCATCCGCCAACATGCCCGACAGCGGCCAGCGGCGCGAGGACAGCTATTCCCCTGACGACACGCCGACAAAGTCCTCGGCGTTACATCACTCGGTGCCCGATAAACAACATGACTTTATGAATAACAACCCAGCGACCGACCCGCCCTACCTAGGCATCCAGCATACCCCAGCGCCGCCGCCGCTGCCCGCCACTGACGACACGTCTGAAGGCCATTACAGTATGCTCCCGCCCCCAAACTCGGTCCACGCGTCATGGCAGGCCCTGCACGAGTTTGCGCAATCACACGCCTCAGAACACGGATACGCGCTTAGTATTAATACCACGGCCAAGAACCGGTCGCGGATAAAGTTGGCCTGTGTTTGCTATGGCCAGCCAAAGAACACCCACAAACTGACGGCCGAGACGAGGGTCCGGAAGAACAGGGTCAGCTATAAGACGGGATGTAAGATGTGGATTGAGGGCAAGAAGCAGGAAGACGGGACTTGGCTATTGCGTGTTGGGGAACCCCAACACAACCACGCGGGGCGTGAGAGTGCGGGGTGGGCTGTACAGCGCAAGCGCACGTGGGGCGTTGTCGGCGGTCGCATCGGAGTTGGGGGTGTCACTGCAAAGGAGGAGCTTGCGAGATTAAACCTCACTGACAGTAAGGACGTTCAGGAAGACGCAGAAGCGGAAGCAGAGGCCGATGAGGAAGAAGCCGGAGGagcatcatcatcatcatcatcaacaGCCAACAAGCACATGCATAGTCTCGAACGCGGAGGTCTCGTCTGGAAAATTGTCGAGCAGGAAATGCTACGTAGAGGCGAAACAAACCAAGGCCGCGATCGAGGCGTCGGCCGCACAGTCGAAGTCCTGCAGGCACGGCTCCCAGGCATACACATATTCAAACGCGACGTATACAACATACGAGCCCAGATCAAGAGAGCCCGTAAAGCCGCAGGTCAACAAATCGGTGACGGCATCAACAGCTCAGATGACGAAGCCGAAGTCCAAGTCGAACCTCACGACGCTACTACACCCGACGAAGCACCCGCTCCCAACCCGCAACCACGACCACAGCAAGCCGAGCATACCCACCGAGCCCCACTTCCACCCTCCAGACTACCACAACCCCCTCCACCCAGCATATACCAGCCCACATCGCTCCTCGCCACCAAAACCTCAGCTCCCAAGTTCACGGCCCCTCGACAAGACCCCCGCATCGACCCTCTGCTCAACGACATACCTCCCACACCAGCCCATTCAGGAATGATGGTAGCAAGTGAAGTGGAGCAGCTACGGCTGGAGAATGCAGAGTTGAGGCGGTTGTTAACGGAGAAGACAAAGGAGGTCAAGGAGAAGACTATTGAGATGGCGAGCTTGAGGAGCCAGGTTGAGTTGCTGAGTAATATGATGATGACGAGTGGGAGGGGTTTATTGGCTGGATAGGGTTAACCATGTGGTTTGGGAGTGGATGGGCGGATGCGGATGTTGTTTGTGCTGATGAGGAGATATTAGATACCCGTTCCTACTTCACTTAGTACAGACAACTACAAGTATCAAGTGTATGAATATACACATGTAACACCATTATACCTCCTCATTTTGAACTAACAAGTTTGATACCGGGTCCAAGTCGATGTGCGTTATGAACAATTGAATTTGCCAAAAAAGGGTAAAGAGGTATCTCAGAAAGGGTTGTAAATCGTAAGCAAAAGGGGAACAGCACTAGTCCCCCGTAACTCCCAGACAAAAGCGCACAA is a genomic window containing:
- a CDS encoding Tam, Trans-aconitate methyltransferase encodes the protein MADSGKGKGRAVENNPPTASRSGSAGAVAAASPPPEAPAASSTPQASAGSAQAPLPSENEGPAASAQQVNPHVVVDNDDTDSALGDDDAISDTTSIASTIHRGRFENGRRYHKFREGENDYWGPNDEVQNDQLDIAHHMFLILLGQKLHLAPVKDPKRILDLGCGTGIWCMDMADEYPGAEILGVDLSPIQPQFTPPNCKFEIDDVTLPWTYSQRFDFINIRGLYGSIRSWPALYEQIYNGLEPGGYLHHMEMSIQLKSDDGTLKPDHVMSQWSDIFHEASKRFGKSFYEVWNLSTYIRSAGFVDVEEKVFKVPVNSWPADPHMKELGRWNLLHITQGAEGWGLYLLTKVMGWTVDEAQVFFAKFRAGVKEKKVHAYFEVVVVHARKP
- a CDS encoding CypX, Cytochrome P450, translating into MDLAEKIPFFTLDVISHVGLGEAFGDLKADKDLRNYVQSSEEGLKIGNTAFALGISWLKNMPVIGPAISPSENDATGFGNMMAQARKIVESRSLKPTDGKSDMFASFVRHGVSGDDLFQEVFEQILAGSDTTSAAIRVILLHIMSHPRVYAKLRAEVDETVKRGLAPAPPEVISDAEVRRLPYLGAVIREAMRVHPPVANIFSRVTPDEGDVVTIDNKECFIPGGTLIGYSAWTMHRNNPSLYGEDCAAFRPERWLFDTSDDEAKERLARMTRTNDLIFGYGRWLCLGRNIALLEIHKCVFELLRHFDLALTYPLEPWKTFNSLGLWEIKDMWVDVTLRD
- a CDS encoding FAR1 multi-domain protein, with product MTAATFRRRPNFDQGPTYNHRNAITTPQLPYHTFSASRHHVAAQHVDMAGYEPSVNAQPSANMPDSGQRREDSYSPDDTPTKSSALHHSVPDKQHDFMNNNPATDPPYLGIQHTPAPPPLPATDDTSEGHYSMLPPPNSVHASWQALHEFAQSHASEHGYALSINTTAKNRSRIKLACVCYGQPKNTHKLTAETRVRKNRVSYKTGCKMWIEGKKQEDGTWLLRVGEPQHNHAGRESAGWAVQRKRTWGVVGGRIGVGGVTAKEELARLNLTDSRDRGVGRTVEVLQARLPGIHIFKRDVYNIRAQIKRARKAAGQQIGDGINSSDDEAEVQVEPHDATTPDEAPAPNPQPRPQQAEHTHRAPLPPSRLPQPPPPSIYQPTSLLATKTSAPKFTAPRQDPRIDPLLNDIPPTPAHSGMMVASEVEQLRLENAELRRLLTEKTKEVKEKTIEMASLRSQVELLSNMMMTSGRGLLAG